From Saprospira grandis, a single genomic window includes:
- a CDS encoding phosphoribosylformylglycinamidine synthase subunit PurQ, whose product MVQVLVLTGFGINCEEETAAAYQMAGAQAHIHHFNEVLVEGHDIHQYQLIHFPGGFSFGDDLASGKVMANKIRYKKLPNGNSLLDELKIFLNNGHFIMGICNGFQMLVRLGLLPNTRLSFAQQSSLLPNLSSQYEDRWVYCKVNPDSESPFLKGIDIIPLPVRHGEGRLLFGDDTLKQIVRTKSLNCLSYCLENGDLATEYPANPNGSELSCAGLCDPTGQVFGLMPHPEAFLSLYNHPNWPKMKRQNPQLSEEGWGLKFFKNIVQHIQAN is encoded by the coding sequence ATGGTACAAGTTCTTGTGCTGACTGGCTTTGGGATTAACTGCGAAGAAGAAACCGCCGCCGCCTACCAAATGGCGGGCGCCCAAGCCCATATCCACCACTTTAATGAGGTCCTTGTAGAGGGCCACGATATTCACCAATATCAATTGATTCACTTCCCCGGCGGCTTCTCTTTCGGAGATGATCTGGCCTCGGGCAAAGTGATGGCCAATAAAATCCGATATAAAAAGCTTCCCAACGGCAATAGCCTGCTCGATGAGCTCAAAATTTTCCTCAATAATGGCCATTTTATTATGGGCATTTGCAATGGCTTCCAAATGTTGGTGCGCCTGGGCCTTTTGCCCAATACCCGCCTCAGTTTTGCCCAGCAATCTAGCCTTTTGCCCAATCTCTCTAGCCAATATGAGGACCGCTGGGTCTACTGTAAGGTCAATCCCGATTCCGAAAGCCCCTTCCTCAAAGGCATCGATATTATCCCACTGCCGGTCCGCCACGGAGAAGGCCGCCTCCTTTTTGGCGATGATACGCTCAAGCAGATTGTCCGCACAAAATCACTCAATTGCCTGAGCTATTGCCTAGAAAATGGCGACTTGGCCACTGAATACCCCGCTAATCCCAACGGCTCGGAGCTTTCTTGCGCTGGACTTTGCGACCCCACGGGCCAGGTGTTCGGCCTGATGCCCCATCCAGAAGCTTTTTTAAGCCTCTATAATCACCCAAATTGGCCCAAAATGAAACGCCAAAATCCCCAACTTTCCGAGGAGGGCTGGGGCCTGAAGTTTTTCAAAAATATTGTGCAACATATTCAAGCGAATTAA
- the purD gene encoding phosphoribosylamine--glycine ligase gives MRIAILGSGGREHALSWKFAQELGQENVFCWPGNAGIPNSAAIDIQDFEALAQYSQAQQIDYIFVGPEQPLTDGIVDYFQANTNIQIVGPTQAAAQLEASKIFAKNFMQKHGVSTAKFKAFSGQELAEAKAFAAQYSGNLVLKFDGLAGGKGVFVCSNMEQLTAALDQLIEKYGPSARFLLEEKIIGDEISILGFTDGQNCKLFPPAQDHKQLLDGDLGPNTGGMGVISPVPACHEDILAQIQEEIIAPTMAGLAAENLDYKGVIYFGVMLSEEGPKLLEYNVRFGDPETEVLLPQLKTPLLPLVQACLSGELAEAEMEFWPGYFVDLVQVAPGYPGAYPKGMPLLCRGQMPEGVLVFYAGVSRIDGQLCSSGGRVLNMLAQAPTLAEAQEKAYAACQQLSFEGAFYRKDIGQRVYKVLKA, from the coding sequence ATGCGTATTGCCATTTTAGGAAGTGGGGGCAGAGAACATGCCCTAAGCTGGAAATTTGCCCAAGAATTGGGGCAAGAAAATGTTTTTTGTTGGCCCGGAAATGCGGGCATTCCCAATTCAGCAGCTATTGATATTCAAGATTTTGAAGCTTTGGCCCAATATAGCCAAGCCCAACAAATCGATTATATTTTTGTGGGGCCAGAACAGCCCCTAACCGATGGCATTGTCGATTATTTTCAGGCAAATACCAATATTCAAATTGTTGGACCAACTCAGGCAGCGGCCCAGCTAGAAGCCTCAAAGATTTTTGCCAAAAACTTTATGCAAAAGCATGGCGTCAGCACGGCCAAGTTTAAGGCTTTTTCGGGCCAAGAATTGGCCGAGGCCAAAGCATTTGCGGCCCAGTATTCGGGCAATTTGGTCCTTAAATTTGATGGCCTAGCAGGCGGCAAAGGCGTTTTTGTCTGCAGCAATATGGAGCAATTAACAGCCGCTTTAGACCAGCTGATTGAAAAATATGGTCCCAGCGCTCGCTTTTTATTGGAAGAAAAAATCATTGGCGACGAGATTTCCATTTTGGGCTTTACCGATGGCCAAAACTGCAAATTGTTTCCCCCAGCACAAGACCACAAACAGCTATTGGATGGCGATTTGGGGCCCAATACGGGAGGAATGGGCGTAATTTCGCCTGTTCCCGCTTGCCATGAGGACATTTTGGCCCAAATTCAAGAAGAAATTATTGCCCCTACTATGGCTGGCCTAGCCGCCGAAAACCTAGACTACAAAGGCGTTATTTATTTTGGCGTCATGCTTTCGGAAGAGGGCCCCAAGCTCTTAGAATACAATGTTCGTTTTGGGGATCCAGAAACAGAGGTGCTTTTGCCTCAGCTCAAAACGCCACTTTTGCCCTTAGTTCAAGCTTGCTTATCGGGGGAATTGGCTGAGGCGGAAATGGAATTTTGGCCAGGCTACTTTGTGGACCTGGTCCAAGTTGCCCCAGGTTACCCTGGCGCTTATCCCAAAGGGATGCCCCTACTTTGTCGGGGCCAAATGCCTGAAGGGGTGCTTGTTTTTTATGCTGGAGTCAGTCGAATAGATGGACAACTTTGCAGTAGTGGCGGAAGAGTATTGAACATGCTGGCCCAAGCGCCTACTTTAGCCGAGGCCCAAGAAAAAGCCTATGCAGCTTGTCAGCAACTGAGTTTTGAGGGGGCCTTTTATCGTAAAGATATTGGGCAGAGAGTGTATAAAGTATTAAAAGCCTAA
- a CDS encoding phosphoribosylaminoimidazolesuccinocarboxamide synthase: MQQIKKLSISGLPLLHSGKVRDSFGVDEQRRLIALSDRISAFNLKIKTAIPEKGAILNSLANFWMQQTQQIIPNHFLAQIDPNLTLVKEAKSFKIELVVRAYLTGSIWRAYAKGKRLFSGLKLPDGLRKNQAFEQPILTPTAKTENDEEMSPAEIIAAGLATADEWNYLAEKALALFAFGQKYLAQKGILLVDTKYEFGKIGDQIILIDEIHTPDSSRFWRQADYEKDPLIVEQLDKEFLRQWMLANKIEGQLPQELPESVAQETSRRYREIYECIVGEKWSPSSEEPAQRMAKNLLKAGLVEQLPTVELK, encoded by the coding sequence ATGCAGCAAATAAAAAAACTGAGCATCAGCGGATTGCCGCTTTTGCATTCGGGAAAAGTTCGGGATAGTTTTGGGGTAGATGAGCAACGGCGTTTGATTGCTTTGAGTGATCGAATTTCTGCTTTTAATCTGAAAATCAAGACGGCAATTCCAGAAAAAGGGGCCATACTAAATAGCCTTGCCAACTTTTGGATGCAGCAAACGCAGCAGATTATTCCCAATCATTTTTTGGCCCAAATTGACCCTAATTTGACCTTGGTCAAAGAGGCCAAAAGCTTCAAAATTGAGTTGGTGGTCCGCGCCTATTTGACGGGCTCCATTTGGCGAGCTTATGCGAAGGGCAAACGCCTATTTTCGGGCCTAAAATTGCCCGATGGCTTGCGCAAAAATCAGGCTTTTGAGCAGCCGATTTTAACGCCTACGGCCAAAACGGAAAATGATGAGGAAATGAGTCCAGCCGAAATCATTGCCGCAGGCTTGGCTACTGCTGATGAATGGAATTATTTGGCCGAAAAAGCCTTAGCGCTTTTTGCTTTTGGGCAAAAATATTTGGCCCAAAAAGGCATTTTGCTGGTCGATACCAAATATGAATTTGGCAAAATTGGCGATCAAATCATTTTGATTGATGAGATTCACACCCCTGATTCCTCTCGATTTTGGCGACAGGCCGATTATGAAAAAGATCCCTTGATCGTCGAGCAGCTTGATAAGGAATTTTTGCGGCAATGGATGTTGGCCAATAAAATTGAGGGCCAATTGCCTCAAGAACTACCCGAATCAGTCGCCCAAGAAACCAGTCGCCGCTATCGTGAAATTTATGAGTGTATTGTAGGCGAAAAATGGTCGCCCTCAAGCGAAGAACCGGCCCAAAGAATGGCCAAAAATCTATTAAAAGCTGGCTTAGTGGAGCAGCTTCCCACCGTAGAATTAAAATAA
- the purH gene encoding bifunctional phosphoribosylaminoimidazolecarboxamide formyltransferase/IMP cyclohydrolase: protein MQLRKIKRALLSVSDKSNLIPLAQGLHDLGVELISTGGTGRALQEAQIPYTDIQAVTGNPEAFGGRMKTISFQIGSALLFDRERDAQEAQNLNIEGIDLVVCNLYPFQKVQEAGADFPSLIENIDIGGPTMIRAAAKNFKDVAVLVQASDYEGFLAELQSQNGQTSLALRQQLMAKAFNHTADYDARIAMRMDEELGKKSLRLSFKQGRSLRYGENSHQAADFYRENSSTLSLADIRILHGKALSYNNLLDVQGAVDAVQGLGGQAVAVVKHSNPCGLAKSMDQRAALEAAWSGDPISAFGSIIAFNQPLELKTAEFFQLDAEDRSQRKFVEVVIAPKITAEALEYLQQHKNLRVLELDIAGLEKAVDYRYLSGSLLVQEADLALYKQQESVTARPFPSDEAAKGLVEFSLQAIKSIKSNAIVLVQAVNQQQYRILGMGAGQPNRLVATKLAIEKAKENLKREGAEDIASVLGQCYLVSDAFFPFADNVELATQAGIRHILQPGGSIRDKSVIAACDQADIAMLFTGLRHFKH, encoded by the coding sequence ATGCAGCTTCGCAAAATTAAAAGAGCTCTTCTCTCTGTTTCCGATAAGTCGAATTTGATTCCCTTGGCCCAAGGCCTGCACGATTTAGGCGTTGAACTGATTTCTACGGGTGGCACAGGCCGAGCCCTCCAAGAGGCCCAAATTCCCTATACTGATATTCAAGCCGTCACGGGAAATCCAGAAGCCTTTGGCGGCCGAATGAAAACGATTTCTTTCCAAATTGGCTCGGCCCTTTTGTTCGATCGGGAACGCGATGCCCAAGAGGCCCAAAACCTAAATATTGAGGGCATTGATTTGGTGGTTTGCAATCTCTACCCCTTCCAAAAGGTCCAAGAAGCTGGGGCCGATTTCCCCAGCCTAATCGAAAATATTGACATTGGTGGACCGACGATGATTAGAGCCGCCGCCAAAAACTTTAAGGATGTGGCCGTTTTGGTCCAAGCTAGCGATTATGAAGGCTTTTTGGCCGAGCTCCAAAGCCAAAATGGACAAACAAGCCTGGCCCTCCGCCAACAGTTGATGGCCAAAGCCTTCAACCATACGGCCGATTATGATGCCCGCATTGCTATGCGCATGGATGAAGAGTTGGGCAAAAAGAGCCTCCGCCTCAGCTTTAAACAAGGCCGCTCTTTGCGCTATGGCGAAAATAGCCATCAAGCCGCCGACTTTTACCGAGAAAATAGCTCGACCCTCAGCTTGGCCGATATTCGAATTTTGCATGGCAAGGCCCTTTCTTATAATAACCTTTTGGATGTGCAAGGCGCAGTGGATGCCGTTCAGGGATTAGGTGGACAAGCGGTGGCCGTGGTCAAACATAGCAATCCTTGTGGCCTGGCCAAAAGTATGGACCAAAGAGCAGCCCTAGAAGCTGCTTGGTCTGGCGACCCCATTTCTGCTTTTGGCTCTATCATCGCCTTCAATCAACCTTTGGAGCTCAAAACTGCCGAGTTTTTTCAATTAGATGCGGAGGACCGCAGCCAACGCAAGTTTGTAGAGGTGGTTATTGCCCCCAAAATCACGGCTGAAGCGCTAGAATACTTGCAGCAGCACAAAAACTTGCGGGTTTTAGAGCTCGATATTGCTGGCCTTGAAAAGGCTGTAGATTATCGCTATCTCTCTGGCAGTTTATTGGTCCAAGAAGCGGACCTAGCCCTATACAAGCAACAAGAATCGGTCACGGCCCGCCCATTTCCTAGCGATGAAGCGGCCAAAGGCTTAGTTGAATTTAGTTTGCAGGCCATCAAGAGCATAAAATCTAATGCGATTGTGCTGGTCCAAGCGGTCAATCAACAGCAGTACCGCATTTTGGGTATGGGCGCAGGACAGCCCAACCGCCTAGTCGCCACTAAACTAGCTATTGAAAAGGCCAAAGAAAACTTGAAAAGAGAAGGCGCAGAAGATATAGCCAGCGTTTTGGGCCAATGCTACCTCGTTTCCGATGCCTTTTTCCCTTTTGCCGATAATGTAGAACTAGCCACCCAAGCAGGCATCCGCCATATTTTGCAGCCCGGCGGCTCTATTCGAGATAAATCGGTAATTGCCGCCTGCGATCAGGCCGATATTGCCATGTTATTTACTGGATTGCGTCATTTTAAGCATTAA
- a CDS encoding phosphoribosylformylglycinamidine synthase subunit PurL, with protein MSNYPHIFRYLRPDLADWQGQKIVQAAELHLGLKTGEIRLVQLFSLAEEAQEEQLLAFAEACIQDPLTDQIEINQLNWPRGFASAVAIAQLPGVTDDEGRSAQMAWADFFNLPFEPEEQRIFSQTIYLIEKDLSAEELKALAQRLLGNPLIHHFSYFKAQEGGFDRPFYVPKVQIQANKERQLIDLAPLSDEELLQLSKEMVLALNLAEMQAIRDYYGSEAVQTFRATKGLPAQPTDCELEVLAQTWSEHCKHKEFNALIHYKNLETGEEQEIHSLFKTFIKGATDNVAASLAEKGNDWLVKVFSDNAGVVKATDKHLFVWKVETHNSPSALDPYGGAITGILGNNRDPLGTGVGGAQLLFNTNVLCFGPPNYNKTLLKGQLHPRQIMEGVVSGIEDGGNKSGVPTVNGSIVFDERYSGKPLVYCGTAGIMPYDYLGKNSWEKPIDANDRIIMAGGRVGKDGIHGATFSSIEIDEHSPMSAVQIGSPITQKMLYDFMRVATAQGLIKCSTDNGAGGLSSSVGELAEISGGALVQLEKVPLKYAGLRPWEIFVSESQERMTLVVETEKWPALKALAQQYEVELSDIGYFTNDGYLDIRYEEEQIALLSMQFLHEGVPQKEMWAEWKKPELQEPELPKNLDYNQLLLDLMSSLNICSRESIIRQYDHEVKGKTILKPLMGAKGKAPQDAAVLRFDFSDYQGVAVSNGIIPRYGDIDAYQMSASAFDEAIRQIISVGGRLPNMTENDDIFWSINDNFCVPDSEFHPEHNPDGKLKLAKLVQMCQALYDMASFFDTPLTSGKDSMKNDFKAEGQKISVPPTILYSFTAKMKDVRQSISAEFKMPGDLIYQLGTTYNELGASEFYQLFGELGANVPKVRKEAAKALYLKVMQANEAKLIASSHDLSDGGLAVALAESCFGGDLGANIQLDQLGDLTAWQLLFSESNSRFLVSIAPENQAAFEEIMGDAAFFLGQVSKDQQLTIELGQEKLIQLSNEQLETAWSQTLSL; from the coding sequence ATGAGCAACTACCCACATATATTCCGTTATCTGCGCCCCGATTTAGCCGATTGGCAGGGCCAGAAGATTGTGCAAGCAGCAGAGCTACATTTGGGCCTTAAAACGGGCGAAATTCGTTTGGTTCAGCTCTTTTCTTTGGCCGAAGAGGCCCAAGAAGAGCAGCTATTGGCCTTTGCAGAGGCTTGTATCCAAGATCCTTTGACGGACCAAATTGAGATCAATCAATTAAACTGGCCCAGAGGTTTTGCCTCGGCGGTGGCCATTGCCCAATTGCCTGGCGTTACAGATGATGAGGGCCGCTCGGCCCAAATGGCCTGGGCCGATTTCTTCAATTTGCCCTTTGAGCCAGAAGAACAACGCATTTTTAGCCAAACCATCTATCTCATAGAAAAGGATTTGAGCGCCGAAGAGCTCAAGGCTTTGGCCCAGCGCCTCTTGGGCAACCCACTAATTCATCATTTTAGCTATTTCAAGGCCCAAGAAGGCGGTTTTGATCGCCCTTTTTATGTTCCCAAAGTGCAAATACAAGCCAATAAAGAGCGTCAACTGATTGATTTGGCCCCTTTGAGTGATGAAGAGCTGTTGCAACTGTCTAAAGAAATGGTTTTGGCCCTCAATTTAGCCGAAATGCAAGCCATTAGAGACTATTATGGCAGCGAGGCGGTCCAAACATTTAGAGCAACCAAAGGCTTGCCCGCTCAACCAACCGACTGCGAGCTAGAAGTACTGGCCCAAACTTGGTCCGAGCACTGCAAACACAAGGAATTTAATGCCCTGATTCACTATAAAAACCTAGAAACTGGCGAAGAGCAAGAGATTCATTCGCTTTTTAAGACCTTTATCAAAGGGGCTACCGATAATGTGGCCGCTTCTTTGGCCGAAAAAGGTAATGATTGGCTGGTTAAGGTGTTTTCTGATAATGCTGGAGTGGTTAAAGCTACGGATAAACATCTGTTTGTCTGGAAAGTAGAAACGCATAACTCGCCTTCTGCGCTTGACCCTTATGGTGGAGCGATTACGGGCATTTTGGGGAACAATCGCGACCCACTAGGAACGGGAGTTGGGGGCGCTCAACTGCTATTTAATACGAATGTCCTTTGTTTTGGCCCACCCAACTACAACAAAACCCTACTCAAGGGCCAATTGCACCCCCGCCAAATCATGGAAGGGGTGGTTTCGGGGATCGAAGATGGTGGAAATAAGTCGGGCGTGCCCACAGTCAACGGCTCAATTGTCTTTGATGAACGCTATAGCGGCAAACCTTTGGTCTATTGTGGTACTGCGGGCATTATGCCTTACGATTATTTGGGCAAAAATAGCTGGGAAAAACCAATTGATGCGAATGATCGCATCATTATGGCCGGCGGTAGAGTGGGCAAAGACGGCATTCATGGCGCAACCTTCTCTTCTATCGAGATTGATGAGCATTCGCCTATGTCAGCGGTCCAAATTGGTAGCCCCATCACCCAAAAAATGCTTTACGATTTTATGCGGGTGGCCACGGCTCAAGGACTCATTAAATGTAGTACGGATAATGGCGCAGGGGGACTCTCTTCTTCGGTGGGCGAACTGGCCGAAATTAGCGGCGGGGCTTTGGTCCAATTGGAAAAAGTGCCGCTAAAATATGCAGGTCTTCGCCCCTGGGAAATCTTTGTCTCTGAGTCGCAAGAACGCATGACTTTAGTGGTGGAAACAGAAAAATGGCCCGCCTTAAAAGCGCTCGCGCAACAATATGAAGTAGAGCTCTCCGATATTGGCTATTTCACCAATGATGGCTACCTAGATATTCGCTATGAAGAGGAACAAATTGCCTTGTTGAGTATGCAGTTTTTGCATGAAGGTGTTCCCCAAAAAGAAATGTGGGCCGAATGGAAAAAACCAGAACTCCAAGAGCCAGAGCTTCCCAAAAACTTAGATTACAACCAACTGCTCCTAGACCTGATGAGCAGCCTAAATATTTGCTCTAGAGAAAGTATTATCCGCCAATATGACCATGAGGTCAAAGGCAAAACAATTCTCAAGCCGCTGATGGGCGCCAAGGGTAAAGCCCCTCAAGATGCGGCCGTTCTCCGCTTTGATTTCTCTGATTATCAGGGGGTGGCCGTCTCTAATGGCATTATTCCCCGCTATGGCGATATTGATGCCTACCAGATGTCGGCCAGCGCCTTTGATGAGGCGATTCGCCAAATTATTTCGGTGGGTGGCCGCCTACCCAATATGACAGAAAACGATGATATTTTCTGGTCCATTAACGATAATTTTTGTGTTCCCGATTCAGAGTTTCATCCCGAACATAATCCAGATGGCAAACTCAAACTCGCCAAATTGGTGCAGATGTGCCAAGCCCTTTATGATATGGCCAGCTTTTTCGATACCCCCCTCACTTCGGGCAAGGATAGCATGAAAAACGACTTTAAGGCAGAGGGCCAAAAGATTTCGGTCCCGCCCACTATTCTCTATTCTTTTACGGCCAAAATGAAGGATGTTCGCCAGAGCATTAGCGCAGAATTTAAAATGCCTGGCGACCTGATTTATCAATTGGGTACTACTTATAATGAATTGGGTGCCTCTGAGTTTTATCAGCTATTTGGCGAGTTGGGCGCTAATGTTCCTAAGGTCCGAAAAGAAGCCGCCAAAGCCCTTTATCTCAAGGTTATGCAGGCTAATGAAGCTAAGTTGATCGCCTCTAGCCACGATTTATCCGATGGCGGCCTAGCCGTTGCCTTGGCCGAGTCTTGTTTCGGTGGCGATTTGGGCGCCAATATTCAATTGGATCAATTGGGCGATTTGACGGCCTGGCAACTGCTGTTTTCCGAGTCAAATTCTCGCTTTTTGGTCTCTATCGCCCCCGAAAATCAAGCTGCTTTTGAAGAAATTATGGGCGATGCTGCCTTTTTCTTGGGCCAAGTGAGCAAAGACCAACAGTTGACGATCGAGCTCGGCCAAGAGAAACTGATCCAATTGAGCAATGAGCAGTTGGAAACCGCCTGGTCGCAAACGCTTTCTCTCTAA
- the purB gene encoding adenylosuccinate lyase, with the protein MNHKAISPLDGRYARKLPQHGDYFSEFALMYNRCKLELRYALALDKLGIFPALSAQERQRLEALIEHFSEEDYQAIKAIEQKTMHDVKACEIFLREKTQISQDQLFHFALTSEDANNMAYNYMLKGYLEEVQLPQIEQLLHKLMQLAEDWKSIPFPTKTHGQKASPSTVGKELAVYINRIARVYEKLKNHRFYAKLSGAVGNYSAMLAAFPEVDWLDFAQNFLAQEGFALNLATTQIEDHDSWAEYFDLSRRLNNIVMDLDVDCWLYISYELFYERSKAGEVGSSTMPHKVNPINFENSEGNMMLSNGLLTVLSDKLCRSRMQRDLSDSTVERNMGVALAHAYMAIGETLRGLNKLAVNEAQCAAVLDQSPELLAEPIQTILKIAGVEDPYNLLKAASRGKKPTLNSLFALVDGLDISEEIKNRCKALRPHTYVGDAVRICELVLEQTQALLKQ; encoded by the coding sequence ATGAATCATAAAGCGATCTCTCCTTTAGATGGGCGCTATGCCCGAAAACTGCCTCAACATGGCGACTATTTTTCTGAATTTGCCCTGATGTACAATCGCTGCAAACTAGAATTGCGCTATGCTTTGGCCCTAGATAAATTGGGTATTTTTCCCGCACTTTCTGCCCAAGAGCGGCAGCGACTAGAAGCCCTCATCGAGCATTTTTCAGAAGAAGATTATCAGGCCATCAAAGCCATTGAGCAAAAAACAATGCATGATGTCAAGGCTTGCGAAATCTTCTTGCGAGAGAAAACCCAGATCAGTCAGGACCAACTTTTTCATTTTGCCCTGACTTCTGAGGATGCCAATAATATGGCCTACAATTACATGCTCAAAGGCTATTTGGAAGAGGTCCAATTGCCTCAAATTGAGCAACTTTTGCACAAACTCATGCAATTGGCCGAAGATTGGAAAAGCATCCCTTTTCCCACAAAAACCCATGGACAAAAAGCTTCGCCTTCTACGGTGGGCAAAGAGTTGGCGGTTTATATCAATCGCATCGCTCGGGTTTATGAAAAGCTGAAAAATCATCGCTTTTATGCCAAATTGAGCGGGGCTGTGGGCAATTATTCGGCGATGTTGGCCGCTTTTCCAGAGGTGGATTGGCTAGATTTTGCCCAAAATTTCTTGGCCCAAGAAGGCTTTGCATTGAACTTGGCCACCACTCAAATTGAGGATCATGATAGCTGGGCCGAGTACTTCGATCTCAGTCGCCGCCTCAACAATATCGTCATGGACCTAGATGTCGATTGCTGGCTCTATATTTCTTATGAGCTTTTTTATGAGCGCAGTAAGGCTGGCGAGGTCGGCTCTTCGACCATGCCACATAAGGTCAACCCGATCAATTTCGAAAATAGCGAGGGCAATATGATGCTCTCTAATGGCCTATTGACGGTGCTTTCCGATAAACTTTGCCGCTCCAGAATGCAGCGAGATCTTTCCGACTCTACGGTGGAGCGCAATATGGGCGTGGCCTTGGCCCATGCCTATATGGCCATCGGCGAGACCTTGAGAGGGCTGAATAAATTGGCCGTAAATGAGGCCCAATGCGCGGCCGTTTTGGACCAAAGTCCAGAGCTTTTGGCCGAGCCCATCCAAACCATTCTCAAAATTGCTGGCGTAGAAGATCCTTATAATCTCCTCAAGGCCGCTTCTCGAGGCAAAAAACCCACCCTAAACAGCCTTTTTGCCTTGGTGGACGGACTCGATATTTCTGAAGAGATTAAAAACCGCTGTAAGGCGTTGCGTCCGCATACTTATGTAGGCGATGCGGTTCGCATTTGTGAGCTCGTTTTGGAACAAACGCAGGCGCTTTTGAAGCAGTAG
- the purN gene encoding phosphoribosylglycinamide formyltransferase gives MKKIALFASGRGSNLMNILASMQNGCLANLAEAVLVFSNQPQAPVLAKAEALGLAVHCIPSRGKKRLDFDAEVLALLEKYRPDYIVLAGYMRVLSAPFVAAYAGRIVNIHPADTQVHQGLGAYKWAFEQRLEETKITVHLVDQGLDTGPIIAQAPVNLTGVKDLAEVERRGLAVEHQLYPQALYQLFSSKNKQ, from the coding sequence ATGAAAAAAATAGCCCTATTTGCCTCTGGACGAGGGTCCAATTTGATGAACATTTTGGCGAGCATGCAAAATGGATGCTTAGCGAATTTGGCCGAGGCCGTTTTGGTCTTTTCTAACCAGCCTCAGGCGCCTGTTTTGGCCAAAGCGGAGGCCTTGGGTTTGGCGGTACACTGCATTCCGAGTCGGGGTAAAAAGCGCCTTGACTTTGATGCTGAAGTCTTGGCTTTGTTAGAAAAATATCGGCCCGATTATATTGTTTTAGCGGGCTATATGCGTGTTTTATCGGCTCCTTTTGTAGCCGCTTATGCGGGAAGAATCGTCAATATTCATCCCGCCGACACCCAAGTTCATCAGGGATTGGGGGCCTATAAATGGGCCTTTGAGCAGAGATTGGAAGAAACAAAAATTACCGTGCATTTGGTCGATCAGGGCTTAGATACAGGTCCAATAATCGCTCAGGCCCCAGTAAATTTGACAGGCGTCAAAGATTTAGCGGAGGTCGAGCGGAGAGGTTTGGCGGTAGAGCATCAGCTTTATCCTCAGGCCTTGTATCAACTTTTTAGCAGCAAAAACAAGCAATAA